The sequence ATCTGGCTGACAGGACAGAAGGCGCGCCGCTGCATCAGGGTGATGTTGAAGCCGCCCTTGCAGGTGGATTCAACCTTGCCTTCCACAGGCAGGGCGCCGGCCTTGGCCTCTTCGAGCATGGCCAGGCCGCCGATGCCGGAAAGAGCCCGCGAGAGCTTGATGCCGCCGGAATCGTTGCCCACGACATACAGTTCGACAATGTCGCCTTCCTTGACGGTGCAGTTGCCTTCGTCGTCCAGCAGTTCCTCGCGTTCCACAATACCGTCCAGCTTGGTGCCGGTATCGACGAAGATGGCGTTTTCGCCCACCTGGATGACGGTGCCGGACACCTTGTCGCCCACGTTGAGGGTATCGCCGCCGCCTTCGCTGTACTGCTCGAACAGTTCGGCGAAGCTCGCCTCGCCTTCTTCCACGCCGTTTCGATCCTTGAATTCTTGGGACACGTTTTCAACCGTCTTGTAAAAGGGTTAGGTGAGCAGCGCCTTGGCAAAGTCCTTGCCGTTGAAGGGGCGCAGATCTTCCATCTTCTCGCCCAGGCCGACAAAGGTGATGGGCAGTCTGTGCTGAAGGGTCACTGCCACCACCACGCCTCCCTTGGCCGTGCCGTCGAGCTTGGTCAGGATGATTTCGTCCAGGCCCACGGCTTCGTTGAAAAGTTTGGTCTGCGAAAGGGCGTTCTGGCCGGTGGTGGCGTCGATGACCAGGACGCAGCGGTGGGGGGCACCCGGATGCTTCTTGCCCAGCACCCGCTGCACCTTCTTCAGTTCTTCCATTAAATTGACCTTGGTGTGGAGGCGTCCGGCCGTGTCGAGCAGGAGCAGGTCGTAGCCTTCGCTCACCGCCTTGTCCATGGCCTCGTAGGCCACGGCCGCCGGGTCCGAGCCTTCGGCCTTGGCAAAGAATCCAACTCCGATCCGGTTTGCCCAGACTTCAAGCTGTTCAATGGCCGCAGCCCGGAAGGTGTCACCTGCCGCGATGAGCACCTTGCGGCCTTGCAACTGCGCCCGGTAGGCCAGCTTGGCTATGGTGGTGGTCTTGCCCACGCCGTTGACGCCGACCATCATCAGCACCTCGGGAGGGTTCACCGCCTCGATGCGCGGCGGGGTGCGGAATATCTCCTCCAATTCCTCGCGCAGTATGTTCTTGAAATCCTCGGGGTTGTCCGTTCCGGCCTTGCGGGCGCGGGCTTTGAGGTTGTCCATGAGCTGGCCAGCGGCTTCCATGCCCACGTCGGCCATGATTAGTATCTCCTCGAACTCGTCCCAAAAATCGTCGTCCAGGCGTGAGTGAGACGAGAGCAGGCCGTCGATGCGTCTTGTGATTTGTTCGCGGGTCTTGGCGATGCCGTCGGAAAGTTTGAGGAAGAGCCGGTCGCGTTCGTCCTCTTCGTCTTCCAGCTCCAGGGCCAGGGCCAGCCGGTATTGCAGCTCGGAGCGGAAGTCGTCAACGGTCCGGTAGCCCATATCCTCAAGCCACGCCTCGAAACGGCTTATGAATTCACGGGCCTCGTCGTCCGGCGCACCCAGCGCATTGAAAAGAAAAGCGAGGCGTTCCCACAGCAGTGGACCTTTCTCTTCAACATCGGCGGTGATGATGGTCAGCCACTGCGACAGCTTCGGCTCGGCCTGTCGCAAGGCCAGCGTCAGGCCAGCCCGCCAGCCGTCGTTGCTCGGGAGGGTTTCAATGCCGGGGAGCGATGCGTCAGCGGTCGGCCGAGTTTCGGGCACGGCAGCTTGATTCTCCGAAATCGACGCCATTTCGGGGGCTGCCAGGCCATGCTCCCGCTTGTAATCGTCCAGGGCCTGTTGCGCTATGTCCTCAGGGCTTTGCCAGACCTTTTTCAGCTTGCTAAAGAATCCCATCCGCTCCTCATAGGGTGATTGTCGTTGTGGCTCGGGCGTTTCTCATAGCCCACCTGTCATCAGGTGGCAATAGATGAAATAGGTCGTTCAGATCGTTGCCAAGGCGTGACGAACCAGCTAGAACCGGGAAAAACTTTCGAGGATGGCAGAATCATGAAGAGAACGAAGATACGCGCCGCCCTGGAAGCCGCCGGGCCCATGGACGAAATCGTGGTCATGGGCTGGGTGCGCACCAAGCGCGACAGCAAGGGATTTTCCTTTGTGGAGCTCAACGATGGCTCGACCCTGCTTAACATCCAGGTGGTCATCGACCATACCCCGGAGATCGAGTCCGTCCTTGACCGGGTTGGCACCGGCGCTGCGGTGCAGATCAGCGGGGAACTGGTGGAGTCGCCGGGCAAGGGTCAGAAGTGGGAGATCCGTGGCCGGACCATCGAGGTGTTTGGCGAGGCCGATCAGGAAACTTTTCCGCTGCAGAAGAAGCGCCACAGCGACGAGTTTTTGCGCACAATAGCTCACTTGAGGCCGCGCACCAACAAGTTCGGAGCCATGTTCCGCATTCGCTCCGAATTGGCTCAGGCCATCCACAAATTCTTTGCCGACAAAGGGTTCTTCTACGTCCACACTCCCATCGTCACCGGCTCCGACTGCGAAGGAGCGGGCGAAATGTTCCGTGTCACCAGCCTGGAACCCGGCGCAGACGCATCGCCGGACAAGGACTTTTTCGGCAAGCCAGCCCAGCTCACGGTCTCGGGTCAGCTTTCGGCCGAGATGTTCGCCTTGTCCCTTGGCGAGGTCTACACCTTCGGCCCCACCTTCCGGGCCGAGAACTCCAATACCCCGCGGCATGTGGCCGAGTTCTGGATGATCGAGCCCGAGATGGCCTTTGCTGATCTTGCGGATGACATGGACCTTGGCGAGGAGATGATCAAATTTCTCATTACCCATATTCTGGATCATTGCCCCAATGACGTGGAGCTTTTTGCCAAATGGGTTGACAAGGGACTGATGCTGACCCTTGAAAACGTGCTGCAGGATTCATTTGCGCGTTTGCCTTATACCGAGGCCATCGACATCCTCAATAAGGCGGGGAAGAGTTTCGAATACCCGGTGGAGTGGGGCATGGATCTGCAGACCGAGCATGAGCGGTTTTTGTGCGAGGAGCAGTTCAAAAAGCCCGTGTATGTCCATGATTATCCCAAAAGCATCAAACCTTTTTATATGCGTGTTAACGATGACGGGCGAACCGTGGCTGCCATGGACTGCCTGGTGCCGCGTATTGGCGAACTCATCGGCGGCAGCCAGCGCGAGGAGCGGCTCGACGTGCTCCTCGGGCGCATGGGCGAGATGGGGCTGAGCGAGGAAGACTACTGGTGGTATCTTGATTCCCGCCGGTTCGGATCAGCCCCCCATGCCGGGTTCGGCATGGGCTTTGAGCGGATGCTCATGCTCGTAACCGGCGTGACCAACATCCGCGATGTCATCCCCTTCCCCAGAACACCAAATAGTCTCGAGTTCTAAAACAAGGTCGCGTAAGGCAGGCCCGGCGCTCTAGCGGCCGGGCCTTGTCATTTGT comes from Pseudodesulfovibrio alkaliphilus and encodes:
- the ftsY gene encoding signal recognition particle-docking protein FtsY codes for the protein MGFFSKLKKVWQSPEDIAQQALDDYKREHGLAAPEMASISENQAAVPETRPTADASLPGIETLPSNDGWRAGLTLALRQAEPKLSQWLTIITADVEEKGPLLWERLAFLFNALGAPDDEAREFISRFEAWLEDMGYRTVDDFRSELQYRLALALELEDEEDERDRLFLKLSDGIAKTREQITRRIDGLLSSHSRLDDDFWDEFEEILIMADVGMEAAGQLMDNLKARARKAGTDNPEDFKNILREELEEIFRTPPRIEAVNPPEVLMMVGVNGVGKTTTIAKLAYRAQLQGRKVLIAAGDTFRAAAIEQLEVWANRIGVGFFAKAEGSDPAAVAYEAMDKAVSEGYDLLLLDTAGRLHTKVNLMEELKKVQRVLGKKHPGAPHRCVLVIDATTGQNALSQTKLFNEAVGLDEIILTKLDGTAKGGVVVAVTLQHRLPITFVGLGEKMEDLRPFNGKDFAKALLT
- the asnS gene encoding asparagine--tRNA ligase; the protein is MKRTKIRAALEAAGPMDEIVVMGWVRTKRDSKGFSFVELNDGSTLLNIQVVIDHTPEIESVLDRVGTGAAVQISGELVESPGKGQKWEIRGRTIEVFGEADQETFPLQKKRHSDEFLRTIAHLRPRTNKFGAMFRIRSELAQAIHKFFADKGFFYVHTPIVTGSDCEGAGEMFRVTSLEPGADASPDKDFFGKPAQLTVSGQLSAEMFALSLGEVYTFGPTFRAENSNTPRHVAEFWMIEPEMAFADLADDMDLGEEMIKFLITHILDHCPNDVELFAKWVDKGLMLTLENVLQDSFARLPYTEAIDILNKAGKSFEYPVEWGMDLQTEHERFLCEEQFKKPVYVHDYPKSIKPFYMRVNDDGRTVAAMDCLVPRIGELIGGSQREERLDVLLGRMGEMGLSEEDYWWYLDSRRFGSAPHAGFGMGFERMLMLVTGVTNIRDVIPFPRTPNSLEF